Proteins encoded together in one Gemmatimonadota bacterium DH-78 window:
- a CDS encoding DUF4159 domain-containing protein — translation MRSFPTLLAVAAVAASGATFVHLAPRFTTGPSDVRTPVAADAPDLASAPSPAESATRFFGSPPVIELPQTPQDPDRIREFFFTRAAYTSYGGFGRRGGGSWRTDFPEADRHFMVVLKRLTNLDGYDDYNAITLTDPALRRYPFLYALEVGRMSLTGPEIQGLRDYLEAGGFLVIDDFWGGQEWQNFEYEMARVLPGREIVDLTLDHPLFSTFYDIEEVRQTPAIGRGVNGVPTWERPDAQVPLVRGIYDDEGRLMVVINFNTDLGDAWEHAENPFYPLEYSTYAYQVGVNMVVYGMSH, via the coding sequence GTGCGGTCGTTCCCGACGCTGCTCGCCGTGGCCGCGGTCGCCGCCTCGGGAGCGACCTTCGTCCACCTCGCGCCCCGTTTCACGACGGGGCCGAGCGACGTGCGGACCCCGGTGGCGGCCGATGCCCCGGACCTCGCATCCGCGCCCTCCCCGGCCGAATCGGCCACCCGCTTCTTCGGCTCCCCGCCGGTGATCGAGCTGCCCCAGACGCCGCAGGACCCGGACCGCATCCGCGAGTTCTTCTTCACGCGCGCCGCCTACACGAGCTACGGCGGCTTCGGCCGGCGCGGAGGCGGATCGTGGCGCACCGATTTTCCGGAGGCCGACCGGCACTTCATGGTGGTGCTCAAGCGGCTCACCAACCTCGATGGCTACGACGACTACAACGCGATCACCCTCACCGACCCCGCCCTCCGGCGCTACCCCTTCCTGTACGCGCTCGAGGTGGGACGCATGAGTCTGACCGGCCCGGAGATCCAGGGACTGCGCGACTATCTCGAAGCGGGCGGTTTCCTGGTGATCGACGATTTCTGGGGCGGACAGGAGTGGCAGAATTTCGAGTACGAGATGGCGCGGGTGCTCCCGGGGCGCGAGATCGTGGATCTCACCCTCGACCACCCGCTGTTCAGCACCTTCTACGACATCGAGGAGGTGCGTCAGACGCCGGCCATCGGGCGCGGAGTGAACGGTGTGCCCACCTGGGAGCGGCCCGATGCGCAGGTGCCGCTGGTGCGGGGGATCTACGACGACGAGGGGCGGCTGATGGTGGTGATCAACTTCAATACCGATCTGGGTGACGCCTGGGAGCACGCGGAGAATCCCTTCTACCCGCTGGAGTACTCCACCTACGCGTACCAGGTGGGCGTCAACATGGTGGTGTACGGGATGAGCCACTGA
- a CDS encoding energy transducer TonB — translation MTHDDTPRPITHPSANDQLKRGWNDRVWGSMIAAVVIHFAVLQGWPTMTAADVSFASEVLEAITVPEVDIPPPPESIRRPAAPVIGDAAMVDDVTMPVFEWDAIPDTPPPPPTTAEGSSGGESAFSPYTVSPAIINRDEVARALDREYPQILKNAGIEGTVRVGFHIDEGGRVVDWRLVQGSGHDGLDDAALAVADVMRFSPALNRDKKVAVWVEFPIQFRVR, via the coding sequence ATGACGCACGACGACACGCCACGCCCGATCACACACCCCTCGGCGAACGACCAGCTCAAGCGGGGGTGGAACGACCGGGTGTGGGGATCGATGATCGCGGCGGTGGTGATCCACTTCGCCGTCCTTCAGGGGTGGCCCACGATGACGGCCGCCGACGTCTCCTTCGCGTCGGAGGTGTTGGAGGCGATCACGGTGCCGGAGGTGGACATTCCGCCGCCCCCGGAGTCGATCCGGCGGCCCGCCGCTCCGGTGATCGGAGACGCGGCGATGGTGGACGACGTCACGATGCCCGTCTTCGAGTGGGACGCGATTCCCGACACGCCGCCGCCTCCGCCCACCACTGCGGAGGGTTCGTCCGGCGGCGAGTCGGCCTTCTCTCCCTACACGGTGTCGCCGGCCATCATCAACCGCGACGAGGTGGCCCGGGCGCTCGATCGCGAGTATCCGCAGATCCTCAAGAACGCGGGGATCGAGGGCACGGTGCGGGTGGGATTCCACATCGACGAGGGCGGTCGGGTGGTCGACTGGCGCCTGGTGCAGGGGTCGGGTCACGACGGTCTCGACGACGCGGCGCTGGCCGTGGCCGACGTCATGCGCTTCTCGCCCGCGCTGAACCGCGACAAGAAGGTGGCGGTCTGGGTGGAGTTTCCGATCCAGTTCCGGGTGCGGTAA
- a CDS encoding SgcJ/EcaC family oxidoreductase, whose product MPSIARTPALSALALLAAVLLHAAPADGQALPSAVALPPELDRVLRDYETAWQARDADALADLFTADGFVLRPGRPPAHGREAILAAYAGAGGPLHLIAWDHAIDGSTGWIIGGYAAAPDQPVVGKYVLALARGDDGRWRIAADIDNPNAGGPPPF is encoded by the coding sequence ATGCCTTCCATCGCCCGCACCCCGGCCCTTTCCGCGCTCGCCCTTCTGGCGGCCGTACTCCTTCACGCCGCCCCGGCCGACGGGCAGGCGCTGCCGTCCGCCGTGGCCCTGCCGCCCGAGCTCGACCGGGTGCTCCGCGACTACGAGACGGCCTGGCAGGCCCGCGACGCGGACGCCCTCGCCGATCTCTTCACCGCCGACGGCTTCGTGCTCCGGCCCGGCCGCCCGCCGGCGCACGGCCGCGAGGCGATTCTGGCCGCCTACGCGGGCGCGGGCGGCCCCCTGCACCTCATCGCTTGGGACCACGCGATCGACGGCTCCACCGGGTGGATCATCGGCGGGTACGCTGCGGCCCCCGATCAGCCGGTGGTGGGCAAGTACGTACTGGCGCTCGCCCGCGGGGACGACGGCCGATGGAGGATCGCCGCCGACATCGACAACCCGAATGCGGGCGGGCCGCCACCCTTCTAA
- a CDS encoding fimbria/pilus periplasmic chaperone: MPEDRLGVRPRGATPSRRWWFAAVVLLLGAQASAAEGQLQAGPTLLELRGEAGATRLTLSNPGETAVAAQIRVYRWLQIGGDDHLVETEAIGVSPPIAQIPPGGEQLVRLVRLGGVPDSADVPYRVVVEELPPPGPAASGRVEMRMRYVIPFFDRWSASVPPELSCRWGLGGSVLECANRGEQPAQLGATHLVDAEGGRRVLSEGLFGYVLPGSTREWAIDPLPEPRPTLLATRVNGRPLTVPVGGG, encoded by the coding sequence GTGCCGGAGGATCGGCTCGGCGTCCGCCCGCGGGGCGCGACGCCGAGCCGACGGTGGTGGTTCGCAGCGGTCGTCCTGCTGCTCGGCGCGCAGGCGTCGGCGGCGGAGGGACAGCTCCAGGCGGGACCGACCCTGCTCGAGCTCCGCGGTGAGGCGGGTGCGACGCGTCTGACGCTGTCGAATCCCGGAGAGACCGCGGTCGCGGCGCAGATCCGCGTCTACCGCTGGCTGCAGATCGGGGGCGACGACCACCTGGTCGAGACCGAGGCGATCGGGGTGAGTCCGCCGATCGCGCAGATCCCTCCGGGCGGAGAGCAGCTCGTGCGGCTGGTCCGGCTGGGGGGCGTGCCCGACTCCGCCGACGTGCCCTACCGAGTGGTGGTGGAGGAACTGCCTCCGCCGGGACCCGCCGCCAGCGGGCGGGTGGAGATGCGGATGCGCTACGTGATCCCCTTCTTCGACCGCTGGTCCGCATCGGTGCCCCCCGAGCTCTCGTGTCGCTGGGGGCTGGGCGGATCCGTGCTGGAGTGCGCCAACCGGGGGGAGCAGCCCGCCCAGCTCGGCGCCACCCATCTCGTGGACGCCGAGGGCGGGCGCCGGGTGCTGTCGGAGGGTCTGTTCGGGTACGTCCTGCCGGGCAGCACGCGGGAGTGGGCGATCGATCCGCTTCCCGAGCCCCGGCCCACCCTTCTGGCGACCCGGGTCAACGGCCGCCCGCTCACCGTGCCGGTGGGCGGGGGCTGA
- a CDS encoding CPXCG motif-containing cysteine-rich protein, whose amino-acid sequence MVDPGGGAHQEYVEDCPVCCRPWRVTATWYDGVASVRLDTEDE is encoded by the coding sequence GTGGTCGATCCGGGGGGCGGCGCACACCAGGAGTACGTGGAGGACTGCCCGGTGTGCTGCCGCCCCTGGCGGGTAACCGCCACCTGGTACGACGGGGTGGCGTCGGTGCGACTCGATACGGAAGACGAGTAG
- a CDS encoding fimbria/pilus outer membrane usher protein, translating into MPSPSRLLRAALAPSRGVALLVALAAGVLAPAPLSAGAAPQFPSAPEDLYLEVMIGERSTGRIVFFLHRGGRFFVRPIDLHEVGVAVPDDLPLDGEGRVALDAIPGLAYRYEMATQRMFLHPPAALRPVTRLGYRAPPPVVATREAGWLATWTGTGDVTDDRESVGGTLLARRFGRWGALEGSFAGLRGGGSAQLRRIDTRWSYTDPAHLWQWQAGDVVTGGLSWSRPVRMGGLAWSRNFAARPDLVTFPIPRLAGDAAVPSAVQVYVDGLERVGTEIDGGAFEVDVLPRIMGAGEAVLRVTDALGRVNETVVPLYVDAARLAPGLTDFSLQAGVLREGFAGDADRYGRDLVAVGAVRRGLTEAVTLEGYGELGAGLALGGLGAVWSPQARWGVVTASAALSGADFDASAWTLGYQWTGALFGIDLRLRRRGGAFRELADPRAADAAALGWRREQQVTLWARVAGGSLSAASVHWREPTGEGGRVQSIDYTRTVGRITLTGGLLGRTSGTTASLGLSMPLGPRMHGTLQQRHAPGERTTLAGVRRRVPYEGGWGWQARAGEDRLGGVVQGTIEHRSERGDARFGLRLSEGGSSARIEASGSVVAMDGRWFVSRRIHDAFAVVSTSGRAGVPVRIDHRLYGHTGDDGYLLLPDLHGWQDNRVGVDAHLLGWGVRADRPEQVAVPADRTGVRLDFAVSDTRGALVPLRGPEGEPLAPGTPLQVEGADPVVVGLDGEIYLPSLPVGHTIVVHGVVARRSCTFRVRADDATPVRGGYLRPDPVACVEGP; encoded by the coding sequence GTGCCGTCGCCGTCTCGCCTCCTCCGGGCTGCCCTCGCTCCCTCGCGGGGCGTCGCCCTGCTCGTGGCGCTCGCCGCCGGCGTCCTCGCGCCGGCCCCGCTCTCCGCGGGGGCCGCTCCGCAGTTTCCGAGCGCGCCCGAGGACCTCTATCTCGAGGTGATGATCGGGGAGCGCTCCACGGGGCGCATCGTCTTCTTCCTGCACCGTGGTGGGCGCTTCTTCGTGCGCCCGATCGACCTCCACGAGGTGGGCGTCGCGGTGCCCGACGACCTGCCTCTCGACGGGGAGGGCCGGGTGGCCCTCGACGCCATTCCCGGACTGGCCTACCGCTACGAGATGGCCACGCAACGCATGTTCCTGCATCCGCCGGCGGCCCTCCGACCGGTCACGCGGCTCGGCTACCGCGCGCCGCCCCCGGTGGTAGCCACCCGCGAGGCCGGCTGGCTGGCCACCTGGACGGGAACCGGCGACGTGACCGACGACCGCGAGTCCGTGGGAGGCACCCTGCTCGCGCGGCGTTTCGGGCGCTGGGGGGCGCTGGAGGGGTCGTTCGCGGGACTCCGGGGCGGGGGTTCGGCCCAGCTGCGCCGGATCGACACCCGGTGGAGCTACACCGACCCCGCCCATCTCTGGCAGTGGCAGGCGGGCGACGTGGTGACGGGCGGGCTGTCGTGGAGTCGGCCGGTCCGGATGGGTGGCCTGGCCTGGAGTCGCAACTTCGCGGCGCGCCCCGACCTCGTGACCTTCCCCATCCCCCGCCTCGCGGGCGACGCGGCCGTGCCGTCCGCCGTGCAGGTGTACGTCGACGGGCTGGAGCGGGTGGGCACCGAGATCGACGGCGGGGCCTTCGAGGTGGACGTGCTGCCCCGGATCATGGGGGCGGGCGAGGCGGTGCTGCGCGTGACCGATGCGCTCGGGCGGGTGAACGAGACGGTGGTGCCGCTGTACGTCGACGCCGCCCGGCTGGCCCCCGGGCTCACCGACTTCAGCCTGCAGGCCGGCGTGCTTCGCGAGGGGTTCGCCGGCGACGCCGATCGGTACGGCCGCGACCTGGTGGCGGTGGGCGCCGTGCGACGCGGGCTGACCGAGGCGGTCACCCTCGAGGGGTACGGGGAGCTGGGGGCGGGCCTGGCGCTCGGCGGGCTCGGCGCGGTGTGGTCGCCGCAGGCCCGCTGGGGGGTGGTGACGGCGTCGGCCGCGCTCTCGGGTGCCGATTTCGACGCCTCGGCGTGGACCCTCGGCTACCAGTGGACGGGCGCCCTCTTCGGCATCGACCTTCGCCTGCGGCGTCGCGGAGGGGCCTTTCGCGAACTCGCCGACCCGCGCGCGGCCGACGCCGCGGCCCTCGGCTGGCGCCGGGAGCAGCAGGTCACGCTGTGGGCGAGGGTCGCCGGCGGAAGCCTGTCGGCGGCGTCGGTGCACTGGCGGGAGCCCACCGGCGAAGGCGGGCGGGTGCAGAGCATCGACTACACCCGCACGGTGGGCCGCATCACCCTCACCGGAGGCCTGCTGGGCCGGACCTCCGGCACCACCGCCAGCCTCGGCCTGTCGATGCCGCTCGGGCCCCGGATGCACGGCACCCTGCAGCAGCGGCACGCGCCGGGCGAGCGCACCACGCTGGCCGGCGTGCGTCGGAGAGTGCCCTACGAGGGGGGGTGGGGCTGGCAGGCGCGGGCGGGCGAGGATCGGCTGGGGGGCGTGGTGCAGGGCACGATCGAACACCGGAGTGAGCGCGGCGACGCCCGTTTCGGGCTGCGCCTGAGCGAGGGCGGGAGCAGCGCGCGGATCGAGGCCTCCGGCAGCGTGGTGGCCATGGACGGTCGCTGGTTCGTGAGCCGACGGATCCACGACGCCTTCGCCGTGGTCTCCACCTCGGGGCGCGCCGGCGTGCCGGTGCGCATCGACCATCGGCTCTACGGTCACACCGGCGACGACGGCTACCTCCTGCTGCCCGATCTGCACGGATGGCAGGACAACCGAGTGGGGGTGGACGCGCATCTGCTCGGCTGGGGGGTGAGGGCCGATCGCCCGGAGCAGGTGGCGGTGCCCGCCGATCGCACCGGGGTGAGGCTCGACTTCGCGGTCTCCGACACCCGGGGCGCTCTCGTGCCGCTGCGGGGTCCCGAAGGGGAACCGCTGGCCCCGGGGACTCCGTTGCAGGTGGAGGGCGCCGACCCGGTGGTGGTCGGTCTCGACGGCGAGATCTACCTGCCCTCGCTCCCCGTCGGGCACACGATCGTGGTGCACGGCGTGGTGGCGCGCCGGTCCTGCACCTTCCGGGTTCGCGCCGACGACGCCACTCCGGTCCGCGGTGGCTATCTCCGGCCCGACCCCGTGGCCTGCGTGGAGGGCCCGTGA
- a CDS encoding spore coat U domain-containing protein: MSRSISRSGSPFGIALIVVTALCAVGPQSLSAQSTAEFDVSITVENSCTIAVTDLDFGTVSDLTSAQDAATTGSVTCTGATPVSVSFNAGTVAGSTMAARLLGFGAETITFNLYRDSGRTEVLGDGTGGTVTIDFTSTGGADGLSVFGRTAAGQNPKPAGTYSSTITATVTW; this comes from the coding sequence GTGTCCCGATCGATCTCGCGTTCAGGGTCTCCGTTCGGTATCGCCCTGATCGTCGTCACGGCGCTCTGCGCCGTCGGTCCGCAGTCCCTTTCGGCGCAGTCCACGGCCGAATTCGACGTGTCCATCACGGTCGAGAACAGCTGCACCATCGCCGTCACCGATCTCGACTTCGGCACGGTGTCCGACCTCACCAGTGCGCAGGACGCCGCCACCACGGGGTCGGTGACCTGCACCGGGGCCACCCCCGTGTCGGTGTCGTTCAACGCCGGCACGGTGGCCGGAAGCACGATGGCTGCCCGCCTGCTCGGGTTCGGTGCCGAGACGATCACCTTCAATCTGTACCGGGACTCCGGGCGGACCGAGGTGCTCGGAGACGGCACGGGGGGCACGGTGACGATCGACTTCACGAGCACCGGGGGTGCCGACGGCCTCTCGGTGTTCGGACGGACGGCCGCGGGCCAGAATCCCAAGCCGGCCGGCACCTACTCGTCGACGATCACCGCCACCGTCACCTGGTAG
- a CDS encoding M28 family metallopeptidase codes for MRFLSVPCPARPVGAFAFTALVLTGCGGAEPAADVAADGPAPDARPLSEVQADVAASTPAIDAHDLGARIEWLAHDDLEGRAPSTPGGQRTSQWIADEMARIGLEPMSGDSYFQSVPLVEATLDPAASHFTLSGPSGDDALEYGPETIFWTKRLEEEVSFDASEVVFVGYGSVAPEYGWDDYAGLDATGKTVVMLVNDPGYATGDPALFNGRSMTYYGRWTYKYEEAGRQGATAAIVIHETEPASYGWRTVASSWSGAQYDLVRGDAADPRPMLEGWITRPAAEALFAEAGLDFETLKAAAAQPGFTPVALEGVTASGALSTSIATRESRNVGGVLRGAERPDEYVLYTAHWDHLGVAPEAEAGETLLENASDDRIFNGAVDNATGTAGILEIAESWQNTEAPARSILFLAVTAEESGLLGSEYFAVNPTVPLASIVGGLNIDAILPTGPSRDLVVVGFGASELEDELEAVAGPLGKTLTADPSPEAGYFYRSDHISLAKRGVPMLYTDAGKDLVDGGTAAGAAFDESYTAERYHAVGDEYDASWDLGGMIEVLEILRTVGANLAASEAWPNWYEGNEFRGLRDAMRPGG; via the coding sequence ATGCGATTCCTTTCCGTTCCCTGCCCCGCCCGCCCCGTCGGCGCCTTCGCATTCACCGCCCTCGTCCTGACCGGGTGTGGCGGAGCCGAGCCGGCGGCAGACGTCGCCGCCGACGGGCCGGCCCCCGACGCCCGCCCGCTGTCGGAGGTGCAGGCCGACGTGGCCGCCTCCACTCCCGCGATCGACGCCCACGATCTGGGTGCCCGCATCGAGTGGCTCGCGCACGACGACCTCGAGGGCCGCGCGCCGTCCACGCCGGGCGGACAGCGCACGAGCCAATGGATCGCCGACGAGATGGCGCGCATCGGGCTGGAGCCGATGTCCGGCGACAGCTACTTCCAGTCGGTGCCGCTGGTGGAGGCCACCCTGGATCCGGCCGCCTCGCACTTCACCCTCTCCGGCCCCTCGGGCGACGACGCGCTCGAGTACGGACCCGAGACGATCTTCTGGACCAAGCGGCTCGAAGAAGAGGTGTCGTTCGACGCCTCCGAGGTGGTGTTCGTGGGCTACGGTTCGGTGGCGCCCGAGTACGGGTGGGACGACTACGCGGGCCTCGACGCCACCGGGAAGACGGTGGTGATGCTGGTGAACGACCCGGGCTACGCCACCGGGGATCCGGCGCTCTTCAACGGGCGGTCGATGACCTACTACGGGCGGTGGACCTACAAGTACGAGGAGGCGGGACGCCAGGGGGCGACCGCCGCCATCGTGATTCACGAGACGGAGCCGGCCTCGTACGGATGGCGCACCGTGGCCAGCAGCTGGTCGGGGGCGCAGTACGACCTCGTTCGGGGCGACGCGGCCGACCCGCGCCCCATGCTCGAGGGGTGGATCACCCGACCGGCGGCGGAGGCGCTCTTCGCCGAGGCCGGCCTCGACTTCGAGACGCTCAAAGCCGCGGCCGCACAGCCCGGCTTCACCCCGGTGGCCCTCGAAGGCGTGACCGCCTCCGGCGCCCTCTCCACCTCGATCGCCACCCGCGAGAGCCGCAACGTGGGCGGAGTGCTGCGGGGAGCGGAGCGCCCCGACGAGTACGTGCTCTACACCGCGCACTGGGACCACCTCGGCGTCGCCCCCGAAGCCGAGGCCGGCGAGACGCTGCTCGAGAACGCCTCGGACGACCGCATCTTCAACGGAGCGGTCGACAACGCGACCGGCACCGCGGGCATCCTCGAGATCGCCGAGAGCTGGCAGAACACCGAGGCGCCGGCTCGCTCGATCCTCTTCCTGGCCGTCACCGCCGAGGAGTCGGGGCTGCTGGGCTCGGAGTATTTCGCCGTGAACCCCACCGTGCCGCTCGCCTCGATCGTCGGAGGACTGAACATCGACGCCATCCTCCCCACCGGTCCGAGCCGCGACCTGGTGGTGGTGGGCTTCGGCGCCTCCGAACTCGAAGACGAGCTCGAAGCGGTGGCAGGGCCGCTGGGCAAGACGCTCACCGCCGACCCCAGCCCGGAGGCCGGCTACTTCTACCGCTCCGACCACATCTCGCTGGCCAAGCGCGGCGTGCCCATGCTCTACACCGACGCCGGCAAGGACCTCGTCGACGGCGGCACGGCGGCCGGCGCGGCGTTCGACGAGAGCTACACGGCGGAGCGGTACCACGCCGTGGGCGACGAGTACGACGCCTCGTGGGACCTCGGCGGCATGATCGAGGTGCTCGAGATCCTGCGCACGGTGGGCGCCAACCTGGCCGCCTCGGAAGCCTGGCCGAACTGGTACGAAGGCAACGAGTTCCGGGGACTCCGCGACGCCATGCGACCGGGCGGCTGA
- a CDS encoding peptidylprolyl isomerase, whose product MANRHATIETNHGTLKIELFEDSAPKTAGNFITLAEKGFYDGVIFHRVIDGFMIQGGDPEGTGRGGPGYHIDDEFGEGLQHDDAGVLSMANAGPDTGGSQFFITLAATPWLDGKHAIFGKVVEGMDVVRTIGKVETGMMDRPREEVVMKKVTIA is encoded by the coding sequence ATGGCCAATCGTCACGCCACCATCGAGACCAACCACGGCACCCTGAAGATCGAGCTCTTCGAGGATTCCGCCCCGAAGACGGCCGGCAACTTCATCACCCTGGCCGAGAAGGGCTTCTACGACGGGGTGATCTTCCACCGGGTGATCGACGGCTTCATGATCCAGGGCGGCGACCCGGAAGGCACCGGGCGCGGCGGCCCCGGCTATCACATCGACGACGAGTTCGGTGAGGGACTCCAGCACGACGATGCGGGCGTGCTGTCGATGGCGAACGCCGGCCCCGACACCGGGGGCTCGCAGTTCTTCATCACCCTCGCCGCCACCCCCTGGCTCGACGGCAAGCACGCCATCTTCGGCAAGGTCGTCGAGGGCATGGACGTGGTGCGCACCATCGGCAAGGTCGAGACCGGCATGATGGACCGGCCGCGCGAAGAAGTGGTGATGAAGAAGGTCACCATCGCCTGA
- a CDS encoding M20/M25/M40 family metallo-hydrolase has product MRTEFVSAAVKAAIVGTALLALPGAAMAQDSGAAADLAAAEAQLRDLMAQPVMVEAFRVIEELEPETTADLITLTEVPAPPFAEEERARVYADWLLEAGADSVYIDEEGNVVAIREGRVGDRTIALGGHLDTVFPEGTDVTVRTVGDTLFAPGIGDDTRGLMVVLTVLRAMERTGLRTDDDLRFVGVVGEEGLGDLRGMKHLFRDGAETIDTWIEVDGGGIGHTVHRGLGSVRYRAIFRGPGGHSWGAFGMANPAHALGRAITTFVTEADPLTRTGPRTSYNVGTLGGGTSVNSIPFEAVMEVDMRSEDPAALERMHQLFRETMTRGLEAENANRREGPELELELLKVGDRPSGEISVDHPLVVRSQATAEILGAFSSLGISSTDSNIPLALGVPAVTIGRGGVGGEGHSPGEWWINRNGHLAIQRALLLLVSEAGLARTAMQ; this is encoded by the coding sequence ATGCGTACGGAGTTCGTGTCCGCTGCCGTGAAGGCCGCGATCGTGGGAACCGCGCTTCTCGCGCTGCCCGGGGCGGCGATGGCGCAGGACTCCGGAGCCGCCGCGGATCTCGCCGCGGCCGAGGCCCAGCTCCGCGATCTGATGGCCCAGCCGGTGATGGTGGAGGCCTTTCGGGTGATCGAGGAGCTCGAGCCCGAGACCACGGCCGATCTGATCACCCTCACCGAGGTGCCCGCCCCGCCCTTCGCCGAGGAGGAGCGCGCCCGGGTGTACGCGGACTGGCTGCTCGAGGCGGGGGCCGACTCGGTCTACATCGACGAAGAGGGCAATGTGGTGGCGATCCGCGAGGGGCGGGTGGGCGACCGCACCATCGCCCTCGGCGGTCACCTCGACACCGTGTTTCCCGAGGGCACCGACGTGACGGTGCGCACCGTGGGCGACACGCTCTTCGCGCCGGGTATCGGCGACGATACCCGCGGTCTGATGGTGGTGCTGACCGTGCTCCGGGCGATGGAGCGGACCGGACTGCGCACCGACGACGACCTGCGCTTCGTGGGGGTGGTGGGAGAGGAGGGGCTCGGCGATCTCCGGGGCATGAAGCACCTCTTCCGCGACGGGGCGGAGACGATCGACACCTGGATCGAGGTGGACGGTGGCGGCATCGGACACACCGTCCACCGCGGACTCGGATCGGTGCGCTATCGCGCCATCTTCCGTGGACCCGGCGGGCACTCGTGGGGCGCCTTCGGCATGGCGAATCCCGCACACGCCCTCGGGCGCGCGATCACCACCTTCGTGACCGAGGCCGATCCGCTCACCCGCACCGGTCCGCGCACGAGCTACAACGTCGGCACCCTGGGCGGGGGCACCTCGGTCAACTCCATCCCCTTCGAGGCGGTGATGGAGGTCGACATGCGGTCCGAGGATCCGGCCGCGCTGGAGCGCATGCACCAGCTCTTCCGCGAGACGATGACGCGCGGGCTGGAAGCCGAGAACGCGAATCGTCGCGAGGGTCCCGAACTCGAGCTCGAGCTCCTCAAGGTGGGCGACCGGCCCTCCGGCGAGATCTCGGTCGACCACCCGCTCGTGGTGCGGTCGCAGGCCACCGCCGAGATCCTCGGGGCCTTCTCGTCGCTCGGCATCTCCTCCACCGACTCCAACATCCCGCTCGCCCTCGGCGTGCCCGCGGTCACCATCGGCCGCGGCGGCGTGGGTGGGGAGGGGCACTCCCCCGGCGAGTGGTGGATCAACCGCAACGGCCACCTCGCCATCCAGCGCGCGCTCCTTCTGCTCGTGTCGGAGGCGGGGCTGGCGCGGACGGCGATGCAGTAG
- a CDS encoding MBL fold metallo-hydrolase produces the protein MSPSRREFLAATAALAAGSALRPGAAVASLGRPLGTSHRRDFTELRDNVGFFTERGGTIGWLVNGDGVAVVDSQFPEQAQNCIAGLAERSGERAVDLLLNTHHHGDHSAGNIAFRGVTDTVVAHRQAAEHMRNPPGGSAPEDQYFPTTTFDDAFTTDVGAERIHARHFGPAHTSGDAVVTFERANVAHMGDLMFHLRHPVVDRAAGATLRGWMEVLRAAVDAHDGDTIYIFGHAAPDQPVTGGADALLAFREYLGGVLAFVEAQVAAGRGPDEIAGMRDPLPGFEQYGDFGQPGGRNPLDVAILEVTEG, from the coding sequence ATGTCGCCGTCTCGTCGCGAGTTTCTCGCCGCCACCGCCGCCCTCGCCGCCGGAAGCGCTCTCCGGCCGGGGGCGGCGGTGGCCTCTCTCGGTCGCCCGCTCGGGACGTCGCACCGGCGTGACTTCACCGAGCTGCGCGACAACGTGGGCTTCTTCACCGAGCGCGGGGGCACGATCGGCTGGCTGGTGAACGGCGACGGGGTGGCGGTGGTCGACAGCCAGTTTCCCGAGCAGGCGCAGAACTGCATCGCCGGACTGGCCGAGCGCTCGGGGGAGCGGGCCGTCGACCTGCTGCTCAACACGCACCACCACGGCGACCACTCCGCGGGCAACATCGCCTTCCGCGGCGTGACCGACACCGTGGTCGCGCACCGGCAGGCCGCCGAGCACATGCGCAATCCTCCCGGGGGATCCGCTCCGGAGGATCAGTACTTTCCGACCACCACCTTCGACGACGCCTTCACGACCGATGTGGGCGCGGAGCGCATCCACGCCCGGCACTTCGGCCCCGCACACACCAGCGGAGACGCGGTGGTCACCTTCGAGCGGGCGAACGTGGCGCACATGGGCGACCTGATGTTCCACCTGCGTCACCCGGTGGTGGACCGCGCGGCGGGGGCCACCCTGCGCGGCTGGATGGAGGTGCTGCGGGCCGCGGTCGATGCGCACGACGGCGACACGATCTATATCTTCGGGCACGCCGCTCCCGACCAGCCGGTCACCGGAGGCGCCGATGCGCTGTTGGCCTTCCGCGAGTATCTGGGGGGCGTGCTCGCCTTCGTCGAGGCCCAGGTGGCGGCCGGACGGGGGCCCGACGAGATCGCCGGCATGCGCGATCCTCTGCCGGGTTTCGAGCAGTACGGCGACTTCGGTCAGCCGGGGGGGCGGAATCCGCTCGACGTGGCCATTCTCGAGGTGACGGAAGGATGA